From the genome of Halobacteriovorax marinus SJ:
GATTACTTTAGATCAGGATCTACATTTGAATTCGATGATAGTGATGAAAACTTAACACTAAGTCTGTCTGGAATTCGCTTTAGAGTAGGGATGTCTTACCGTTTCTAGAGAGTGTGTTTCGTAAAGTATTCAGTGAGGACTTTATCGAAGTCTTCACTGTGAATCCTTCTCTTCTCTAAATCATCATAAGTTCTAGGAAGTTCATCTTTAATAATTTTTTCAATAATTTCTCTCGTCAATTCTGGCTTGTGAAAGAAGTTGTATTGACACTTTTTAGAAAGAGGCACCTTTGTCTTGTCTGGATTATACGAGATATTTTGAGCTTTAATAATTTCTCTTGTGATATCCTGGGCCATAGTTCTAAAGGTCGTATATTTTCCTCCGACAATGACATAGAGTTTAGAAAGAGGAGTGAAGACTTTATGCTCTCTAGCAGTTTTTCCTCTATTTTGAGCATCATCCTCCATGACAAGAGGCCTAATGCCCGCAAAGCTTTCAGTGATATTATCTCTTCCTATTTTAGCGCCTGGGAAGAATTCATTTAAATTAGTTAATAAGTAATCAATTTCATTTTCAGAAGGAGTGACATCAAAGAAGTCATCTTTGACTTCTTCTTCTGTTGTTCCTATTAAGACACGATCGTGGTGTGGAATAACAAAAATGACTCTTCCATCACTTGGAGTAAGAACAACTGGATGCTCTAGGGGAAAGTCAGTTCTTCTTACCCATATATGACTTCCTTTTGAGGGAAGGAGTTTATCACTCCACTGAACTTGCGGTAAGTTCTCTTTCATAAATCTATCTGTAAAAGGACCTGTGGCAATGACGAGATTCTCACATGTGACAGTGCGCTCTTGATCCGTAAGTTCATCTCTAAGAGTTAATTTATAGTGTCCGTTATTATCCTTAGAGATATCGGATGCACTAGTATAGTTGAGAGCACAGGCATTCTCTTTATTAATCGCATCCATGATAACTTCAAGAGTTAATTTACCATCATCGACAATTGCATCTGAGTAGATACCCGATCCACTGAGGTTGTGCTCTTTAATATGTATAATTTCTTTTAATGTCTTCTCTTTGTCAGCGAAGCCTCTAGTCGCATTTTGAAAGTTAGAGAGAAAGTCATAGAGATAAATTCCTAAGCGCACCATCCATAAAGGTCTTAGGGAGTCTTTGTAGACGGGTAGGTAGAAGTGCTTTTCTTTACAAATATGTGGAGCCAATTTAAGCCATAGATTCTTTTCACTTAGTGCCTCGTGTACTAGGGCGAAATCGAAGTTCTCGAGATAGCGAATTCCTCCGTGAAGCATTTTAGAGCTACTATTTGAGGTTTGGCTGGCAAAGTCCTTCTTTTCAACAAGGAGACTATCGACTCCATGTAGAGCAAGATCTCTAAGAATTCCAGCACCGACAATACCACCGCCAATGACAATTGTATTAAAGTGACTTTTTTCTAGTTCTAATAGAGGTGAGGTACTATGTATTAATTGTTGTCGATGACCCATACAGCACTTCCTGAGCAGCTTATTTTATACTTTGAACCATCGCCTAGGGGAGTTATCTGATAATTAATTCCCACAATGGCATTTGCATTCTTCTTCATACACTGAGGTCTAAGTTTTTCACTTAGATCGTTATATATGGCCGATTGGGAGACTTTAAGTTCAATTTCCTCTTGTAGTTCTTCATCTTGGTCTTGGTCAACGTGACCCTTTGCCTGACGTTCGTGGAAGTCAGTTAAATTTTGATCACTCGTAAGCTCGTCTTCGTCGACTATTGTAAAGTCAGAGACAATACCAAGGTATTCTATAATTTTATAATTTTCTAATGTAGGTGTTGTAGAAATAATAATTGACTCAATATCAACTGAGGACTTATCAATTCTCATTGTCTCATTCTTATTTTGATTTACTCTAGACTTTGAAACGAGACCCACACTATCGGCTTCATAGGACTTCGATGGATGGAGTTCATCTGAAAGACCCATCTGAATATCAAGGTCAAAACGTCTAAATTTATGAGTGAGATAGATAGCCGCATACTCAGAGATTTGAGAGATGAGTAAACTACCTCCCTCTAAAGACTGTTGCATGGCCACTTCCGTATCTGGGCCCACTAATTCATGTTCTCTAAGAATAATGAGAATATCTTCAGCGTCTTCTTCATATTTTACATTTCTAAGAATTACGCTAAAGGGAGGATTTCCACCCTGAGCAATTTTTCCGTAAGTTATATTCTTAGCAAATGATTTTACGTCTTCAAATTTTTCAGATCTATCGCTGTAACTACTTTGTGGAGTGGCCACAGGAGTAATCTCTGTGAGTGTACTCGTAGCGCTCTGTTCTGGAGTCTCTTCTGCTTGGAAGTCAGAGTTGCTATCGTTATCATCTTCGAAACTATCATTGAATTGATCGTATTCTTCTTGTTCTTCTTCTTCTTGTTCTTCTTCTACTTGTTCTTGCTCGCTATCTTCGGAGAAGTTATTGTCTCCAAATTGATAGTCTTCGGATTCATCATCTGCATCACTTTCTTCATCGTCACTTTGAAAGTCTCCACTATCAAAGGATTGAAAATCGTCTTCTTCGTTCTCGTCTTCATCTTCACTATCTTCATCTTGAGTAGAAAACTCGTCTGAAGAGTCTCCAAATTGATAGTCATCATCACTATCAAAGGAAGACTCATCCTCATCTTGCATTTGGAAATCAGAGAAGTCATCAGACTCTTCTGAGTCAACAGAAAAGTCTGGAGTATCATCTTCGCTATCGCCATCATCTGACGTACTATCGAAGCTATAATCTTCATCTGAGCTTGAGTCTTGGAATTCATCTGAATTATCTGAGAAATCTACTTGAGAATCATCGTCGGATTGAAAGTCATCTTCTGTTTCCGCGCTAAATGAGTCCATCTCATTTTCTTCATCGTCTTCAAGATCATCAAGTCCTGGAAGGTGTTCTGTAGAAGGAGGTTCGTCCTCTGAATTAAGAGCGGCATCAACTTCGGGATCGTCTTGGTGGAGGAACTCTGAGAGGTCCTCAATTCTTGTCATATCTGATTTTTCACCGATTTCGTCTTCGTCACTCATTATAATACCTGAAGTAATAGTTGATAATAATATTATAACAGAAGATTACTTTTAGTGAGCAAGAAAAAAAAAGGCCCTACCGAAGTAGGGCCCCTCACAAAGTGTTAAGCACCGTGACAGTGTTTGAATTTCTTTCCTGAGCCACAAGGACAAGGATCGTTTCGACCTACCTTCTGGCTTCTTCTAGCAACTGGCTCGCTTTTAGCCTGCTCTTGTTGCTCTGCTTGGGCCTGAGCTCTCTTGGCCGCTTCTAGTTGTTGCTCCAGCATCTCTTGTTGACGTTTCTTAATCTCTTCGATTTCTTCTGGAGTATAGAGTTTAACTCTAAAAATATTTTCTACAACTGCTTTCTTTACTTCCACTCGCATATTTTCAAAGAGGTTGAACGATTCTCTCTTGTATTCTGTGAGTGGGTTCTTTTGAGCATAAGCTCTCAAGTTGATTCCCTCTTTTACTCCATCCATTGAAAGGAGGTGATCCTTCCAGTGCTGGTCGAAGATTGTGAGTAGAATCTCTCTCGTGGCAAGTCTAACTTGATCATCGTCATATTGACTGAAGTTCTTTGCTAAGAGCTCTTTTGCAATTGTCTCAAAGTACTTCTCAATTGAGCCATCGTGCTTCTTGTAGCATTCATCAACATTGACTTCATAGTCAGTGTTAAAAGTATTTTGAAAACCTTTAACCATATCTTCCCATGGCCAAGTATCAATTTGTACTTTTCTCTCTGGTCTATAAGTCGCTACCAGCATGTCAGCGACATCCTCAATCATGTCATTAATAAAGCCAACGTTATCATTGTCAGAGAGAATATCTTTTCTAATTCTATAGATGACACGTCTTTGCTCATTCATCACGTTATCGTATTCAAGAAGATGCTTTCTAATTTCAAAGTTGTGAGTTTCAACTTTCTTCTGCGCCTTTGCAATAGCATTGGAGATCATCTTGTGTTCAATTGGCTCATCTTCTTCCATACCTAATGTATTCATGAAACCTTTGATCTTATCTGAACCAAAGATTCTCATTAAATCATCTTCAAGAGAGAGGAAGAATTTAGATTTACCTGGGTCACCTTGACGACCTGAACGCCCTCTAAGCTGGTTATCAATTCTTCTCGACTCGTGTCTTTCGGTACCGAGAATAAAGAGTCCACCTAATTCCTTAGTCTCAGGTGTAAGTTTGATATCCGTACCACGACCCGCCATATTGGTTGCAATTGTAATCGCTCCCTTAGTCCCTGCGTTTTTAATGATCTCAGCTTCTTTTCCGTGTTGTTTTGCATTTAAAACGTTGTGAGGAATATTAGCTTTAGTCAGGGCCTCTCCCAATTCAATAGAGCTATCGATAGAGATAGTACCTACGAGAACTGGTTGTCCTTTGGCGTGAAGATCTTTTATTAATTGAACAATGGCCTTCGTTTTGGCCGCTGCTGATTTATAAATAACATCCGCTTCATCAATTCTTGCAATTGGTAAATTTGTTGGGATAACTACAACGTCTAGGTTATAGATCTTTGCAAATTCTTCTGCCTCTGTATCCGCCGTACCTGTCATACCTGCAAGAGTAGAGTAGAGACGGAAATAATTTTGAAATGTAATTGAAGCGAGAGTCTGGTTTTCAGATTTGATCTCGACGCCTTCTTTAGCCTCTACGGATTGGTGAAGTCCATCAGACCATCTTGATCCCTCTTTCAGTCTACCTGTAAATTCGTCAACAATAATAACTTGTCCATCTTTTACAACGTAGTCCACATCCACTTTGAAGAGGTTGTGGGCCTTAAGGGCCTGGTTGAGATGGTGAAGCATCTCAGAGTGCTCAACATCATAGAGATTTTCAATCTTGAGCATCTTTTGAACTTCGTTGACACCGTCTTCAGTGAAAATTGCAGTTCTAGATTTTTCTTCAATAGTGAAGTGCTTCTCAATCTTAAGTTTGGGAATAACTTCATTGGCCACGTGATAGAGATCAGTTCTTCCTTCACTTGGTCCAGAAATAAGAAGGGGAGTTCTCGCCTCATCAATAAGAATCGAGTCAACCTCATCCACAATACAATAGTGATGACCTCTTTGAACGTAGTCCTCAAGGTCAAACTTCATATTATCTCTTAGATAATCAAAAGCGAATTCATTATTCGTTCCATAAGTAATATCTGAATTATAGGCGGCCTTTCTATCTTCGTCGTCCATATCTGCGATTATGCAACCGACGCTTAGACCAAGCCAATTAAAGAGAACACCCATTTCCTCAGCATCTCTTGAGGCGAGGTAGTCGTTGACCGTGATAATATGTGCACCCTTTCCTTCAAGAGCTATGAGATAAAGTGGAAAAGTAGAACAAAGAGTTTTACCTTCACCGGTCTTCATCTCGGCAATCGTATTCTTAGTTAGAACAACACCACCCATGATCTGTACATCATAGTGCCTCATTCCTAGAACTCTTACAGAGGCTTCTCTTACAGTCGCAAAAACTTCTGGGATAAGTTGCTCTCTCGTCGCTCCATTCTTAATCATTTCTCTAAACTTTGGAGTTTGCGCCTTGAGCTCTTCATCGCTCATTGACTTCATTTTCTCTTCAAGTTCGTTAATCTTTTGAACATAAGGTCTAAGAGCTTTTAAATCTCTTGAGTTCTTTGTCCCAAAAATAGTTTTTATAGGGTTGAACATTGGTATATTTCTCCTCTTGGATTAATCTAAAATATAGTAAAATGGGTCAACGGGAGTACCGTTCACTCGTATTTCATAGTGAAGGTGTGGACCAGTTGAGTGACCAGTGTTACCCACCTTCGCAATGATTTGTCCTCGCTTAATTAGTTGACCTTTTTTAGCAATCACTTGAGAGTTATGCGCATAAACAGATTCAAGTCCATAGCCATGATCAATCTGTACAAAGTATCCGAAACCGGCCTTCTTGCCAGAGAAGGTAATTCTTCCATCAGCAGAAGCTAAAATGGGAGTACCAATTGGAGCACCAATATCTAGTCCTTCGTGCATCTTTAGCCTATTAGAGGTTGGAGAGATTCTTGGCCCATAGTAAGAAGTGATCCAACCCTTCGTAGGAAGAAGTGTTGGAGTCGAGCGCATAAAGCTCTCTCTGTCCAATAAGTATTGATCTAGGTCGTGTATATTTACTTCGAGATCTTTTACATAATCTTTTAGTAAATTAAATTTATAATCGAAATCAGCAAAATTTTCAGCTAGGGAAAAACTTTGCTTAGTGAGATCAGACCATTCTTTAGTAAATGCGTAGCCAGTTTGCAGTCCAAAGTTGGTTGCAATTTTCTGCTCGTAGAGATTCTTTAACTCGACAAATTTCTCTGAATTCTGTCCATCTTTTAGCTTATCTCTAATCGTTCCTTTCTCTTGAAAAAATGTTTGAGAATTATCTTCTTTAACTTCGTGCTCATGACTATGATCTTCCATAACCTCTGAGTTAGAGTTTGGTCTAATGGCCGGTCTCGTGAGATCAACCTTTTCGAAACCAGAGATGACTCTGAGTTTCTTCTCAAATGTTTCAATTCTTTCGATATCCTCAGTAAGAGTATTTATTTTCATTTGAAAGAGCTGAATTTGTTCTTTGAGTTGTCTATTTTCAAGTGTTAGGTGTTTATTTTGGTGAACCTGTCTAAGGATTTTCCAGTAATCGTAAGAAAGGATTCCAAGAACGAAGATACCCAACACGAAGAGGAAAACTAGAGCGTGGAAAGCGAGCCTAGGTATGCGAAAAGACTTAACGCCTTTTTCCCTCTCGGGCACAACCA
Proteins encoded in this window:
- a CDS encoding glycerol-3-phosphate dehydrogenase/oxidase, with amino-acid sequence MGHRQQLIHSTSPLLELEKSHFNTIVIGGGIVGAGILRDLALHGVDSLLVEKKDFASQTSNSSSKMLHGGIRYLENFDFALVHEALSEKNLWLKLAPHICKEKHFYLPVYKDSLRPLWMVRLGIYLYDFLSNFQNATRGFADKEKTLKEIIHIKEHNLSGSGIYSDAIVDDGKLTLEVIMDAINKENACALNYTSASDISKDNNGHYKLTLRDELTDQERTVTCENLVIATGPFTDRFMKENLPQVQWSDKLLPSKGSHIWVRRTDFPLEHPVVLTPSDGRVIFVIPHHDRVLIGTTEEEVKDDFFDVTPSENEIDYLLTNLNEFFPGAKIGRDNITESFAGIRPLVMEDDAQNRGKTAREHKVFTPLSKLYVIVGGKYTTFRTMAQDITREIIKAQNISYNPDKTKVPLSKKCQYNFFHKPELTREIIEKIIKDELPRTYDDLEKRRIHSEDFDKVLTEYFTKHTL
- a CDS encoding YbjQ family protein — encoded protein: MSDEDEIGEKSDMTRIEDLSEFLHQDDPEVDAALNSEDEPPSTEHLPGLDDLEDDEENEMDSFSAETEDDFQSDDDSQVDFSDNSDEFQDSSSDEDYSFDSTSDDGDSEDDTPDFSVDSEESDDFSDFQMQDEDESSFDSDDDYQFGDSSDEFSTQDEDSEDEDENEEDDFQSFDSGDFQSDDEESDADDESEDYQFGDNNFSEDSEQEQVEEEQEEEEQEEYDQFNDSFEDDNDSNSDFQAEETPEQSATSTLTEITPVATPQSSYSDRSEKFEDVKSFAKNITYGKIAQGGNPPFSVILRNVKYEEDAEDILIILREHELVGPDTEVAMQQSLEGGSLLISQISEYAAIYLTHKFRRFDLDIQMGLSDELHPSKSYEADSVGLVSKSRVNQNKNETMRIDKSSVDIESIIISTTPTLENYKIIEYLGIVSDFTIVDEDELTSDQNLTDFHERQAKGHVDQDQDEELQEEIELKVSQSAIYNDLSEKLRPQCMKKNANAIVGINYQITPLGDGSKYKISCSGSAVWVIDNN
- the secA gene encoding preprotein translocase subunit SecA, with protein sequence MFNPIKTIFGTKNSRDLKALRPYVQKINELEEKMKSMSDEELKAQTPKFREMIKNGATREQLIPEVFATVREASVRVLGMRHYDVQIMGGVVLTKNTIAEMKTGEGKTLCSTFPLYLIALEGKGAHIITVNDYLASRDAEEMGVLFNWLGLSVGCIIADMDDEDRKAAYNSDITYGTNNEFAFDYLRDNMKFDLEDYVQRGHHYCIVDEVDSILIDEARTPLLISGPSEGRTDLYHVANEVIPKLKIEKHFTIEEKSRTAIFTEDGVNEVQKMLKIENLYDVEHSEMLHHLNQALKAHNLFKVDVDYVVKDGQVIIVDEFTGRLKEGSRWSDGLHQSVEAKEGVEIKSENQTLASITFQNYFRLYSTLAGMTGTADTEAEEFAKIYNLDVVVIPTNLPIARIDEADVIYKSAAAKTKAIVQLIKDLHAKGQPVLVGTISIDSSIELGEALTKANIPHNVLNAKQHGKEAEIIKNAGTKGAITIATNMAGRGTDIKLTPETKELGGLFILGTERHESRRIDNQLRGRSGRQGDPGKSKFFLSLEDDLMRIFGSDKIKGFMNTLGMEEDEPIEHKMISNAIAKAQKKVETHNFEIRKHLLEYDNVMNEQRRVIYRIRKDILSDNDNVGFINDMIEDVADMLVATYRPERKVQIDTWPWEDMVKGFQNTFNTDYEVNVDECYKKHDGSIEKYFETIAKELLAKNFSQYDDDQVRLATREILLTIFDQHWKDHLLSMDGVKEGINLRAYAQKNPLTEYKRESFNLFENMRVEVKKAVVENIFRVKLYTPEEIEEIKKRQQEMLEQQLEAAKRAQAQAEQQEQAKSEPVARRSQKVGRNDPCPCGSGKKFKHCHGA
- a CDS encoding M23 family metallopeptidase; this translates as MDRYFTVMVVPEREKGVKSFRIPRLAFHALVFLFVLGIFVLGILSYDYWKILRQVHQNKHLTLENRQLKEQIQLFQMKINTLTEDIERIETFEKKLRVISGFEKVDLTRPAIRPNSNSEVMEDHSHEHEVKEDNSQTFFQEKGTIRDKLKDGQNSEKFVELKNLYEQKIATNFGLQTGYAFTKEWSDLTKQSFSLAENFADFDYKFNLLKDYVKDLEVNIHDLDQYLLDRESFMRSTPTLLPTKGWITSYYGPRISPTSNRLKMHEGLDIGAPIGTPILASADGRITFSGKKAGFGYFVQIDHGYGLESVYAHNSQVIAKKGQLIKRGQIIAKVGNTGHSTGPHLHYEIRVNGTPVDPFYYILD